Proteins encoded in a region of the Elaeis guineensis isolate ETL-2024a chromosome 7, EG11, whole genome shotgun sequence genome:
- the LOC105049122 gene encoding aspartyl protease AED3, translating to MAGPPALLVLLLVVAAAAESGRTTATPDGCAAPADSGSTLRVLHAFGPCSPFHSPSASWEDTILDLLSRDDSRFLYLASLATARRSFVPIASGRQLLQTPTYIVRARLGSPPQSLLLAVDTSSDVAWLPCSGCAGCSPSSDAPPFDTSRSTTYRPVPCGSQPCSQVPNPTCPAGAKACGFNLTYGSSSLLAVLSQDSLSLATDVVPGYTFGCLQKAAGPAVPPHGLLGLGRGPLSFISQTKNLYASTFSYCLPSFKSLNFSGTLRLGPAGQPKSIKTTPLRSSPRRSSLYFVDLVGIRVGRKVVDIPPAAIAFDASTGAGTIFDSGTMFTRLVAPAYAAVRDEFRRRVRGAGDVTSLGGFDTCYAGPINPPAITFLFAGMNVTLPADNYLIHSTAGSLTCLAMAAAPDNVNSVLNVIASMQQMNHRVYFDVANGRLGVARELCTV from the coding sequence ATGGCTGGCCCACCCGCACTACTAGTACTGCTACTAGTAGTAGCAGCAGCCGCGGAATCCGGGCGTACCACCGCCACCCCAGACGGTTGCGCCGCCCCGGCGGACAGCGGCTCCACCCTCCGTGTCCTCCACGCCTTCGGCCCTTGCTCCCCCTTCCACTCCCCCTCCGCCTCCTGGGAGGACACCATCCTCGACCTCCTCTCCCGCGATGACTCTCGCTTCCTCTACCTGGCCTCCCTCGCCACCGCCCGCCGCTCCTTCGTCCCCATCGCCTCCGGCCGTCAGCTCCTCCAGACCCCCACCTACATCGTCCGCGCCCGTCTCGGCTCCCCTCCCCAGTCCCTCCTCCTTGCCGTCGACACCAGCAGCGACGTTGCTTGGCTCCCCTGCTCCGGTTGCGCCGGCTGCTCCCCCTCCTCCGATGCCCCTCCCTTTGACACCTCTCGCTCCACCACCTACCGCCCCGTCCCCTGCGGCTCTCAGCCGTGCTCGCAGGTCCCCAACCCCACCTGCCCCGCCGGCGCCAAAGCCTGCGGTTTCAACCTCACCTACGGCTCCTCCTCCCTCCTCGCCGTACTATCCCAGGACTCCCTCTCCCTCGCCACCGACGTCGTCCCCGGCTACACCTTCGGCTGCCTCCAGAAGGCCGCCGGCCCCGCCGTGCCCCCGCACGGCCTCCTCGGCCTCGGCCGCGGCCCGCTCTCCTTCATCTCCCAAACCAAGAACCTCTATGCCTCCACCTTCTCCTACTGCCTCCCCAGCTTCAAGTCCCTCAACTTCTCCGGCACGCTCCGCCTCGGCCCCGCCGGCCAGCCCAAGTCGATCAAAACCACTCCACTCCGCTCCAGCCCCCGCCGCTCTTCTCTCTACTTCGTCGACCTGGTCGGAATCCGCGTCGGCCGCAAGGTGGTCGACATCCCGCCGGCGGCGATCGCCTTCGACGCTTCCACCGGCGCGGGGACCATCTTCGATTCGGGCACCATGTTCACCCGCCTGGTGGCGCCCGCGTACGCGGCGGTGCGGGACGAGTTCCGGCGCCGGGTGCGAGGCGCCGGCGACGTGACGTCCCTCGGCGGCTTCGACACGTGCTACGCCGGGCCCATCAACCCGCCGGCGATAACGTTTCTGTTCGCCGGGATGAACGTGACGCTGCCGGCGGACAATTACTTGATTCACAGCACGGCGGGGTCGCTAACGTGCTTGGCGATGGCAGCGGCGCCGGACAACGTGAACTCGGTGCTCAACGTGATCGCCAGCATGCAGCAGATGAACCACCGGGTGTACTTCGACGTGGCCAACGGCAGGCTGGGCGTGGCCCGTGAGCTCTGTACCGTTTAA